A region of Curvibacter sp. AEP1-3 DNA encodes the following proteins:
- the nuoI gene encoding NADH-quinone oxidoreductase subunit NuoI: MTATIQRSTTAFSLKDFLSSFLLLELMKGMALTGRYLFRRKVTVQFPEEKTPLSPRFRGLHALRRYENGEERCIACKLCEAVCPAMAITIESDVRDDGSRRTTRYDIDLTKCIFCGFCEESCPVDSIVETHILEYHGEKRGDLYFTKDMLLAVGDRYESEIAANKQADAKYR, translated from the coding sequence ATGACCGCAACTATTCAACGTTCTACAACTGCATTTTCTTTGAAGGATTTCCTGAGCAGCTTCCTTTTGCTGGAGCTGATGAAGGGAATGGCTTTAACTGGACGCTACTTGTTCCGTCGCAAGGTAACGGTTCAATTCCCTGAAGAGAAAACTCCTCTTTCTCCTCGTTTTCGCGGATTGCACGCTTTGCGTCGCTATGAAAACGGCGAAGAGCGATGCATCGCATGCAAGCTGTGTGAGGCTGTTTGTCCTGCCATGGCGATCACGATTGAATCGGATGTTCGCGATGACGGTTCCCGTCGTACAACACGGTACGACATCGACTTGACCAAGTGTATCTTCTGCGGCTTTTGTGAAGAAAGTTGCCCAGTTGATTCCATCGTTGAAACCCACATTTTGGAATACCACGGTGAGAAGCGTGGCGACTTGTACTTCACCAAGGACATGTTGCTGGCAGTCGGTGATCGCTACGAATCCGAGATTGCTGCCAACAAGCAGGCTGACGCCAAATACCGATGA
- the nuoH gene encoding NADH-quinone oxidoreductase subunit NuoH, with product MIDAIYNFGLGLFAAPAWAAAIWPVIWTLIKIVVLVLPLMGAVAYLTLWERKYLGWMQVRLGPNRVGPGGLLQPIADALKLLTKEILVPTAASKGLFFIGPILTIMPALAAWAVVPFGPDVALANINAGLLFLMAITSLEVYGVVIAGWASNSKYSFLGALRASAQMVSYEIAMGFCLVIVLMVAGSMNMTEIVLGQGKGYFADKGLSFLSWNWLPLLPVFVVYFISGLAETNRHPFDVVEGEAEIVAGHMVEYSGMSFAMFYLAEYVNMWLVSILAVVMFLGGWYSPVAALDFIPGWIWLGAKTFFMVSLFIWIRATFPRFRYDQIMRLGWKVFIPVTLVWLLVVGVWMQTPFNIWN from the coding sequence ATGATCGATGCAATCTACAACTTCGGATTGGGCTTGTTTGCGGCACCTGCTTGGGCTGCTGCGATATGGCCGGTAATTTGGACACTCATCAAGATTGTCGTCTTGGTTTTGCCGCTGATGGGCGCTGTCGCATATCTCACTTTGTGGGAGCGCAAATATTTGGGATGGATGCAGGTGCGCCTCGGGCCGAACCGTGTGGGCCCCGGTGGTCTGTTGCAACCTATTGCCGACGCCCTCAAATTACTGACCAAGGAAATTTTGGTGCCGACCGCGGCGAGCAAGGGGTTGTTTTTCATCGGCCCCATTCTGACCATCATGCCCGCGTTGGCGGCCTGGGCGGTAGTTCCGTTTGGTCCCGATGTGGCGTTGGCAAACATTAATGCCGGCTTGCTTTTCTTGATGGCCATCACCTCGCTTGAGGTGTACGGTGTTGTGATCGCCGGGTGGGCCTCCAACTCCAAGTACTCCTTTCTGGGGGCTTTGCGCGCGTCTGCGCAAATGGTGAGCTATGAAATCGCGATGGGGTTTTGCTTGGTCATCGTCCTGATGGTCGCAGGTTCCATGAACATGACTGAGATCGTGCTGGGTCAGGGCAAAGGTTATTTCGCAGACAAGGGCCTGAGTTTCTTGTCTTGGAATTGGCTGCCTTTGCTGCCCGTGTTCGTGGTGTATTTCATTTCCGGCCTGGCAGAGACCAACCGCCACCCGTTTGACGTCGTCGAAGGTGAAGCTGAGATCGTTGCGGGACACATGGTTGAGTATTCGGGAATGTCCTTTGCCATGTTTTATTTGGCCGAGTACGTGAACATGTGGCTGGTCTCCATTTTGGCGGTAGTGATGTTCTTGGGCGGCTGGTATTCACCGGTGGCTGCCCTGGATTTCATCCCCGGATGGATCTGGTTAGGAGCCAAAACATTTTTCATGGTTAGCCTGTTCATCTGGATTCGCGCGACTTTTCCCCGATTCCGGTACGACCAAATCATGCGTCTGGGCTGGAAGGTATTTATTCCTGTGACTCTGGTCTGGCTGCTGGTGGTTGGCGTCTGGATGCAGACACCTTTCAACATCTGGAATTGA
- the nuoG gene encoding NADH-quinone oxidoreductase subunit NuoG: MIEIELDGKKVEIAEGSMVMHAADKAGTYIPHFCYHKKLSIAANCRMCLVDVEKMPKPMPACATPVTNGMIVRTKSDKAIKAQKSVMEFLLINHPLDCPICDQGGECQLQDLAVGYGGSSSRYEEEKRVVFHKDVGPLISMEEMSRCIHCTRCVRFGQEVAGVMELGMSHRGEHAEIETFIGQSVDSELSGNMIDICPVGALTSKPFRYSARTWELSRRKSVSPHDSTGANLIVQVKNNQVMRVVPLENEAVNECWIADRDRFSYEALNGADRLTSPMIKQGGEWKTVDWQTALEYVANGMKQIKANHGANTVGALVSPHSTLEELFLAKSLMNSFGSDSVDFRLRHAEFARPNGVPYLGTSISALSTLQRVLVVGANLRKDHPLFAQRIRQACKAGARVHAIADSAQDWAMPLASMQVIESAVWAQALADIATAVGEQAGVQAPVSGTATDAARAVAASLLGGERKAILLGNAVAHHAKSSSLATIANWIGAQTGATVGFLTEAANTVGAYAVGALPAADGFSAGQMLTGALKAAILLNVEPEFDSATGAAAKQGLMGAEMVVTLSPFKSNMTFSDVLLPIAPFTETSGSFANAEGRVQSFHAVVKPLGETRPAWKVLRVLANLLDVPGMSFESTQDVLSAMATTGIDSKTVATDRLNNTFNGSIDLTPAEVRPAVASIYQLDGMVRRSGSLQLTADARAAQEVAA, translated from the coding sequence ATGATTGAAATCGAACTCGACGGCAAGAAGGTGGAGATTGCTGAAGGCAGCATGGTGATGCATGCTGCCGACAAGGCGGGCACCTATATCCCCCATTTTTGTTATCACAAAAAACTGAGCATTGCGGCGAACTGCCGTATGTGTCTGGTGGACGTGGAAAAAATGCCCAAGCCAATGCCGGCCTGTGCAACTCCTGTCACCAACGGAATGATTGTCCGAACCAAGAGCGACAAAGCTATCAAGGCGCAAAAGTCTGTGATGGAGTTTCTCTTGATCAATCACCCGCTAGACTGCCCGATCTGCGATCAAGGCGGTGAATGCCAGCTTCAGGATTTGGCGGTAGGCTATGGTGGATCTTCTTCCCGATACGAAGAAGAGAAGCGAGTCGTGTTCCACAAAGACGTGGGGCCCCTCATTTCCATGGAAGAAATGAGCCGATGCATCCATTGCACACGTTGCGTGCGTTTCGGTCAAGAAGTGGCCGGCGTCATGGAATTGGGTATGTCACACCGCGGGGAACATGCCGAAATTGAAACGTTCATCGGTCAAAGTGTTGATTCCGAACTTTCCGGCAACATGATCGATATCTGCCCGGTCGGTGCATTGACTAGCAAGCCATTCCGATACAGCGCACGGACTTGGGAATTGTCTCGACGCAAGTCAGTGAGCCCCCATGATTCGACGGGCGCCAATCTGATTGTTCAGGTCAAGAATAACCAGGTGATGCGGGTAGTTCCGCTGGAAAACGAAGCGGTCAACGAGTGCTGGATTGCGGATCGGGATCGGTTTTCTTACGAAGCTTTGAACGGTGCTGATCGCTTGACATCGCCCATGATCAAGCAGGGTGGTGAATGGAAGACGGTCGACTGGCAAACCGCCCTCGAGTATGTCGCCAATGGCATGAAGCAGATTAAGGCCAACCATGGTGCGAATACTGTGGGTGCTTTAGTAAGCCCGCACAGCACGCTTGAAGAGCTTTTCTTGGCGAAAAGCCTCATGAATAGCTTCGGATCCGACAGTGTGGATTTCCGTTTGCGCCACGCAGAGTTTGCACGTCCAAATGGTGTTCCTTATTTGGGTACCTCTATCTCGGCTTTGAGTACTTTGCAGCGTGTGTTAGTTGTGGGCGCAAATCTCCGCAAGGACCACCCCTTGTTTGCTCAACGCATCCGCCAAGCTTGCAAGGCGGGAGCCCGTGTACATGCGATTGCAGATTCTGCTCAAGACTGGGCTATGCCGCTGGCTTCCATGCAAGTGATTGAGTCCGCGGTGTGGGCTCAAGCCTTGGCCGACATTGCTACAGCAGTCGGCGAGCAAGCTGGCGTACAAGCACCCGTATCGGGAACAGCAACAGACGCTGCGCGGGCTGTTGCTGCTTCGCTGCTGGGTGGTGAGCGCAAGGCCATTTTGTTGGGTAACGCTGTCGCTCACCATGCCAAATCCAGCAGCTTGGCGACCATTGCCAATTGGATTGGCGCTCAGACAGGTGCGACAGTAGGGTTCTTGACGGAAGCCGCCAACACAGTGGGTGCCTATGCAGTTGGTGCATTACCAGCCGCTGATGGATTTAGTGCAGGTCAGATGCTGACCGGTGCACTCAAGGCAGCAATCTTGTTGAATGTGGAGCCTGAGTTTGATTCAGCAACCGGCGCAGCTGCCAAGCAAGGCTTGATGGGTGCTGAAATGGTAGTGACCTTAAGTCCATTCAAATCGAACATGACCTTCAGTGATGTGCTGCTCCCCATTGCGCCATTCACTGAGACATCCGGTTCTTTCGCCAATGCTGAAGGACGTGTTCAAAGCTTCCATGCGGTAGTCAAACCCCTGGGTGAGACCCGTCCCGCATGGAAGGTATTGCGCGTATTGGCTAATTTGCTGGATGTGCCAGGGATGAGTTTCGAATCTACGCAGGACGTGCTGTCCGCGATGGCCACGACCGGAATTGATAGCAAAACCGTCGCAACAGATCGGCTCAACAATACCTTCAACGGCAGTATTGATTTGACCCCCGCTGAAGTCCGGCCAGCCGTAGCCAGCATTTATCAGTTGGACGGCATGGTGCGCCGCTCCGGATCATTGCAGTTGACTGCCGATGCGCGCGCTGCACAAGAGGTGGCCGCATGA
- the nuoF gene encoding NADH-quinone oxidoreductase subunit NuoF, whose product MSADTILAKFSAKGTETCFHDRHINPQIYAGLNGSNWSLQDYVARGGYQALRKILGKDGGEGLTQDQVIATVKESGLRGRGGAGFPTGLKWSFMPRQFPGQKYLVCNSDEGEPGTCKDRDILQFNPHIVIEGMAIAAYAMGITVGYNYIHGEIFASYDRFEAALEEARAAGFLGDNILGSNFSFQLHAAHGFGAYICGEETALLESLEGKKGQPRFKPPFPASFGLYGKPTTINNTETFAAVPWIIRNGGQAYLECGKPNNGGTKIYSVSGDVERPGNYEIPMGTPFSKLLELAGGVRGGRNLKAVIPGGSSSPVLPASIIMECTMDYDSIAKAGSMLGSGAVIVMDETRCMVKALQRLSYFYMHESCGQCTPCREGTGWLSRMVDRIEGGQGRPSDMDLLDNVAENIQGRTICALGDAAAMPVRAMIKHFRHEFEYHVEHKTCMVPAYV is encoded by the coding sequence ATGAGCGCAGATACGATTTTGGCGAAGTTCAGTGCCAAGGGCACTGAGACTTGCTTTCATGACCGTCACATCAATCCACAGATTTATGCGGGTTTGAATGGATCCAATTGGAGCTTGCAGGACTATGTGGCACGTGGCGGCTATCAGGCGCTTCGCAAGATTCTGGGCAAGGATGGCGGTGAGGGTCTGACACAAGACCAGGTCATTGCCACTGTCAAAGAGTCCGGCTTGCGTGGTCGAGGCGGTGCCGGTTTCCCGACTGGATTGAAATGGAGCTTCATGCCCCGTCAGTTTCCAGGTCAAAAGTACTTGGTTTGCAATTCTGACGAGGGTGAACCTGGTACTTGCAAAGATCGTGACATCCTGCAGTTCAATCCGCACATAGTGATTGAGGGAATGGCGATTGCAGCTTACGCGATGGGAATTACTGTCGGGTATAACTACATCCACGGTGAAATTTTCGCGTCCTACGATCGCTTCGAAGCGGCACTGGAAGAGGCAAGAGCCGCCGGCTTTCTGGGTGACAACATTCTCGGTAGCAACTTCAGTTTTCAGTTGCATGCGGCGCACGGGTTCGGTGCCTATATCTGCGGTGAAGAAACCGCGTTGCTGGAGTCCTTGGAAGGGAAAAAGGGCCAGCCACGATTCAAACCACCGTTCCCGGCAAGCTTCGGCTTGTATGGCAAGCCGACGACCATCAACAATACAGAGACCTTCGCGGCCGTTCCATGGATCATTCGCAATGGTGGTCAGGCCTATCTCGAGTGTGGAAAGCCCAATAACGGCGGGACAAAGATTTACTCTGTGAGTGGTGACGTGGAGCGCCCCGGGAACTACGAAATTCCGATGGGAACTCCTTTCTCCAAACTATTGGAGTTGGCTGGCGGTGTGCGTGGTGGTCGAAACCTCAAGGCGGTTATTCCCGGAGGTTCTTCATCCCCTGTATTGCCCGCTTCCATCATCATGGAATGCACGATGGACTACGACTCGATCGCAAAAGCCGGTTCCATGTTGGGGTCGGGTGCAGTGATCGTCATGGATGAAACCCGTTGCATGGTCAAAGCGCTTCAGCGTTTGAGTTACTTCTATATGCATGAATCCTGCGGACAATGCACGCCTTGCCGTGAAGGTACGGGATGGTTGTCTCGCATGGTTGACCGCATCGAAGGTGGACAAGGTCGTCCTAGTGACATGGATTTGCTGGATAACGTTGCAGAGAACATCCAAGGCCGCACGATTTGCGCGTTGGGTGATGCGGCGGCGATGCCTGTGCGCGCCATGATCAAGCATTTCCGTCATGAATTTGAGTACCACGTTGAGCACAAGACCTGCATGGTCCCAGCTTACGTTTGA
- the nuoE gene encoding NADH-quinone oxidoreductase subunit NuoE produces MISASTKSRFDREVAKYPADQKQSAVMACLAIVQQELGFVSAESEKVIAEHLGMAPMAVHEVTTFYNMYNQRPVGKFKLNVCTNLPCQLRDGQKALHHLESKLGIQMGETTPDGLFTLQQSECLGACADSPVMLVNDRAMCSFMSNDKLDQLVDELRASEGQA; encoded by the coding sequence ATGATCTCCGCTTCCACCAAATCGCGCTTTGATCGCGAAGTCGCCAAGTACCCTGCAGATCAAAAGCAATCTGCAGTGATGGCTTGTTTGGCCATCGTTCAGCAAGAACTGGGTTTCGTCAGTGCCGAGAGCGAGAAAGTGATTGCCGAGCATCTCGGCATGGCACCTATGGCTGTCCATGAGGTGACCACTTTTTACAACATGTACAACCAACGTCCCGTTGGTAAATTCAAACTGAACGTTTGCACAAACTTGCCTTGTCAATTGCGTGATGGACAAAAGGCGCTGCACCATCTGGAATCCAAATTGGGTATTCAAATGGGTGAGACAACACCCGACGGTCTGTTTACTCTGCAACAGAGTGAATGCTTGGGTGCCTGCGCAGATTCGCCAGTGATGTTGGTGAACGATCGTGCAATGTGCAGCTTTATGTCGAACGACAAGCTGGACCAACTGGTCGACGAACTGCGTGCCTCGGAAGGACAAGCATGA
- a CDS encoding NADH-quinone oxidoreductase subunit D encodes MAEIKNYTLNFGPQHPAAHGVLRLVLELDGEVIQRADPHIGLLHRATEKLAESKTYIQSLPYMDRLDYVSMMCNEHAYCLAIEKLLGIEVPIRAQYIRVMYSEITRLLNHLMWLGSHGNDCGSSTILIYTFREREDLFDMYEAASGARMHAAYFRPGGVYRDLPDTMPQFKASKVRNAKGVEELNRNRQGSLLDFIDDFAQRFPACLDEYHTLLTENRIWKQRTVNIGIVSPERALNMGFSGPMLRGSGIAWDLRKKQPYDAYDKVEFDIPVGKTGDVYDRYLVRMEEMKQSNRIIKQCVDWLKANPGPVITDNHKVAPPSREAMKTSMEELIHHFKLFTEGFRVPEGEAYAAVEHPKGEFGIYIVSDGANKPYRLKIRPPGFVHLAALNEMAKGHMIADAVSIIGTMDIVFGEIDR; translated from the coding sequence ATGGCTGAAATTAAGAACTACACATTGAACTTCGGCCCGCAGCACCCTGCGGCGCACGGAGTTTTGCGCTTGGTGCTCGAGTTGGACGGCGAAGTTATCCAACGCGCAGATCCGCACATCGGTTTGTTGCATCGGGCTACTGAAAAGCTGGCCGAAAGCAAGACGTATATCCAGTCGCTTCCCTACATGGATCGGTTGGATTACGTGTCGATGATGTGCAATGAGCATGCCTACTGCCTGGCCATCGAAAAGTTGCTGGGTATTGAAGTGCCCATTCGTGCGCAGTACATCCGCGTCATGTACTCCGAAATCACCCGTTTGCTGAACCATCTGATGTGGTTGGGTTCGCACGGGAATGATTGCGGCAGCTCGACCATCCTCATCTACACCTTCCGTGAGCGCGAAGACCTTTTTGACATGTATGAGGCGGCCAGTGGCGCCCGTATGCATGCGGCGTATTTCCGCCCGGGCGGCGTCTATCGTGATCTGCCTGACACGATGCCGCAATTCAAGGCCAGCAAGGTTCGGAATGCCAAAGGTGTCGAGGAGCTCAACCGCAACCGCCAAGGCTCGCTGTTGGACTTCATCGATGACTTCGCTCAACGTTTCCCTGCGTGCCTTGACGAGTACCACACGCTGTTGACCGAGAACCGTATCTGGAAACAGCGTACTGTCAATATTGGTATCGTTTCACCAGAGCGCGCTTTGAACATGGGCTTTTCCGGCCCAATGTTGCGTGGTTCCGGCATTGCATGGGATCTGCGCAAGAAGCAACCGTACGATGCCTACGATAAAGTAGAGTTTGATATTCCAGTGGGCAAGACAGGTGACGTGTACGACCGTTACCTCGTGCGCATGGAAGAAATGAAGCAATCCAATCGCATCATCAAGCAATGCGTCGATTGGTTGAAAGCCAACCCCGGTCCGGTGATTACTGACAACCACAAGGTTGCACCTCCATCGCGCGAAGCGATGAAGACCAGCATGGAAGAGCTGATTCACCACTTCAAGTTGTTCACCGAAGGCTTCCGCGTTCCCGAAGGTGAGGCCTACGCAGCTGTAGAACACCCGAAGGGTGAATTCGGCATCTACATCGTGAGCGATGGAGCAAACAAACCCTATCGTTTGAAGATCCGTCCACCGGGCTTTGTGCATCTCGCCGCCTTGAACGAGATGGCAAAGGGTCACATGATCGCTGACGCCGTTTCCATTATTGGAACCATGGATATCGTTTTTGGAGAGATTGATCGATGA
- a CDS encoding NADH-quinone oxidoreductase subunit C, whose protein sequence is MTTFAIHPEVTKAAVEAVLGDKVKHIDIALGEVTVLVSAQHYHAAAEILRTAPGCQFEQLIDLCGVDYSEYKEGAYDGPRYAVVSHLLSISLNQRLRLKVMAPVDDMPLVASVNDIWNSANWFEREAFDLFGIIFEGHDDLRRILTDYGFIGHPFRKDFPMTGHVEMRYDAEQARVVYQPVTIEAREITPRIIREDKYGGLQ, encoded by the coding sequence ATGACCACTTTTGCAATTCATCCCGAAGTCACCAAAGCAGCTGTCGAGGCTGTATTGGGCGACAAAGTGAAGCACATCGACATCGCTCTGGGCGAGGTTACGGTTCTGGTTTCTGCTCAGCACTACCACGCCGCAGCCGAGATTCTGCGTACTGCGCCAGGATGCCAATTCGAGCAGTTGATAGATCTTTGCGGCGTTGATTACTCTGAATACAAAGAGGGTGCCTACGATGGTCCCCGCTATGCAGTCGTCAGTCACCTGCTGTCCATCAGCTTGAACCAGCGGCTGCGCCTCAAAGTGATGGCGCCAGTTGACGATATGCCCTTGGTGGCTTCCGTGAACGATATCTGGAATTCGGCCAACTGGTTTGAGCGCGAGGCATTCGATTTGTTTGGCATCATTTTTGAAGGGCATGACGACTTGCGCCGTATCCTGACGGATTACGGCTTCATCGGCCACCCCTTCCGCAAAGATTTTCCTATGACCGGTCACGTGGAAATGCGCTATGACGCGGAGCAAGCGCGAGTGGTGTACCAGCCGGTAACGATTGAAGCGCGTGAAATAACGCCTCGCATCATTCGTGAAGACAAATACGGAGGCCTGCAGTAA
- a CDS encoding NuoB/complex I 20 kDa subunit family protein, translating into MIEGVLNEGFVTTSYDSVVNWAKTGSIWPMTFGLACCAVEMMHAAAARYDISRFGSEVFRASPRQSDLMIVAGTLCNKMAPALRKVYDQMSEPRWVLSMGSCANGGGYYHYSYSVVRGCDRIVPVDVYVPGCPPTAEALLYGILQLQQKIRRTQTIARA; encoded by the coding sequence ATGATTGAAGGCGTTTTGAATGAAGGCTTCGTCACGACGAGTTACGACTCGGTTGTGAATTGGGCAAAAACCGGTTCTATTTGGCCCATGACCTTCGGGTTGGCCTGCTGTGCTGTGGAGATGATGCATGCCGCTGCAGCGCGCTACGACATCAGCCGCTTCGGCTCAGAGGTGTTTCGCGCAAGCCCCCGCCAATCCGATTTGATGATCGTGGCGGGCACCCTTTGCAACAAGATGGCCCCCGCACTCCGCAAGGTGTACGACCAGATGTCAGAGCCCCGTTGGGTTCTCAGCATGGGCTCGTGTGCCAACGGTGGTGGCTACTATCACTACAGCTACTCGGTAGTCCGCGGATGCGATCGTATCGTTCCTGTTGATGTGTACGTGCCTGGCTGCCCCCCCACCGCAGAAGCGCTGCTTTACGGCATATTGCAACTGCAGCAGAAAATTCGTCGTACTCAGACGATTGCCCGGGCGTAA
- a CDS encoding NADH-quinone oxidoreductase subunit A, protein MNLDQYLPVLLFILVGIGIGVVPQVLGYILGPNKPDAAKNSPYECGFEAFEDARMKFDVRYYLVAILFILFDLETAFLFPWAVSLKELGLFGFLIGVEFVVILTIGFVYMWKKGALDWE, encoded by the coding sequence ATGAACCTCGATCAATATCTCCCCGTTCTGCTGTTCATCTTGGTCGGTATCGGCATCGGTGTGGTGCCTCAGGTGCTCGGCTACATACTCGGGCCCAACAAGCCCGATGCGGCAAAAAACTCCCCCTATGAATGCGGTTTCGAGGCATTTGAAGATGCCCGGATGAAGTTCGACGTTCGGTACTACCTCGTCGCGATTTTGTTTATCTTGTTTGACTTGGAAACAGCCTTTCTGTTTCCATGGGCGGTATCTCTCAAGGAACTTGGTCTCTTCGGGTTCCTGATCGGTGTCGAGTTTGTGGTTATCTTGACCATCGGATTCGTCTACATGTGGAAAAAAGGCGCTCTGGACTGGGAGTAA
- the secG gene encoding preprotein translocase subunit SecG: protein MNIVITIILTVQLLAAVAMIGLILVQHGKGADMGAAFGSGGSGSLFGASGSANFLSRTTAVLATVFFVSTLALAYFGNLRPASSGSVLEGAAVVAPAAAPVAETAPATPASGAAQIPAK from the coding sequence ATGAACATCGTTATCACCATTATTTTGACTGTCCAATTGCTGGCTGCAGTAGCCATGATCGGGTTGATCCTGGTGCAGCACGGCAAGGGTGCTGACATGGGCGCTGCTTTTGGCAGCGGCGGTTCCGGTAGCCTGTTTGGAGCCAGTGGAAGTGCCAACTTTCTCTCCCGCACCACCGCCGTGTTGGCGACCGTGTTTTTTGTCTCCACTCTTGCATTGGCATACTTCGGCAACTTGCGCCCTGCCAGTTCCGGTTCGGTCCTGGAAGGCGCAGCTGTAGTGGCACCGGCCGCTGCGCCCGTGGCCGAAACTGCACCTGCGACCCCTGCATCGGGCGCGGCACAGATTCCAGCGAAATAA
- the tpiA gene encoding triose-phosphate isomerase, protein MKKKLIAGNWKMNGSLAANAALLDQLHAGLPAASCLVAVCVPAAYLHQVISVIKPVGALAVGAQDVSAFDSGAYTGETSAAMLRDHGVQYAIVGHSERRQYHGETDAIVATKAQKALAAGVTPIVCVGETLEEREAGKTVEVVKRQLAAVIHANGHCISEIVVAYEPVWAIGTGKTATPEQAQEVHAVLRGQLAAATPHADRVHILYGGSMNAANAQQLLAQKDIDGGLVGGASLKAADFLTIITAASAA, encoded by the coding sequence ATGAAAAAGAAATTGATTGCCGGCAACTGGAAGATGAACGGTAGCCTGGCTGCAAACGCGGCTTTGCTGGACCAACTGCATGCCGGCTTGCCTGCGGCCTCCTGTTTGGTTGCGGTATGTGTGCCGGCAGCGTATTTGCACCAGGTCATTTCAGTAATTAAACCGGTGGGCGCGCTTGCTGTGGGGGCGCAAGACGTGTCTGCATTTGATTCAGGTGCCTACACCGGCGAGACATCGGCAGCCATGTTGCGTGACCACGGTGTGCAATATGCCATCGTCGGCCACTCCGAGCGTCGTCAATACCATGGCGAAACCGATGCCATCGTTGCGACCAAAGCGCAAAAGGCCTTGGCAGCTGGTGTGACGCCCATCGTGTGTGTGGGTGAAACTTTGGAAGAGCGTGAAGCCGGCAAAACAGTGGAAGTGGTGAAGCGTCAATTGGCTGCTGTGATTCATGCCAATGGACATTGCATCAGTGAAATTGTGGTGGCGTATGAACCTGTTTGGGCGATTGGCACCGGCAAGACCGCCACCCCTGAGCAGGCGCAAGAAGTCCATGCAGTGTTGCGTGGGCAGCTGGCAGCGGCTACGCCTCATGCGGACCGCGTTCACATCTTGTACGGGGGCAGCATGAATGCAGCCAATGCTCAGCAATTGCTGGCGCAGAAGGATATTGATGGCGGCTTGGTGGGCGGTGCATCACTCAAGGCGGCAGACTTTTTAACCATCATCACTGCCGCGTCGGCAGCCTGA
- a CDS encoding NAD(P)H-quinone oxidoreductase, which yields MRAFEITSPGAPDVLRLVDRPAPKFGAGELCIHVSASGVNRPDVLQRLGKYPAPAGASDIPGLEVAGTIVEGDAEALAQAGFRPGDRVCALVAGGGYAELCVAPVAQCLPVPEGWSDVEAAGLPETYFTVWSNVFERGRLQSGEVLLVQGGTSGIGVTAIKLAKSLGATVIATAGSDEKCAACLKLGADFAINYRTQDFEAEALRITGGRGVDVILDMVAGPYVAKEVQCLADDGRLVIIAVQGGVQSEVNAGLILRKRLTVTGSTLRARPVAFKAAIASALRKHVWPLLAGKNVRPVVHQVFAVGAAQTSEAAAQAHAVMESNAHIGKLVLNWEPA from the coding sequence ATGAGAGCATTTGAAATCACATCTCCCGGTGCGCCGGACGTTTTGCGTCTGGTGGATCGCCCTGCGCCGAAGTTCGGGGCAGGGGAGTTGTGCATCCATGTGAGCGCCAGTGGCGTCAACCGGCCCGATGTGTTGCAGCGGTTGGGTAAGTACCCGGCACCTGCAGGCGCATCCGACATCCCGGGTCTGGAAGTGGCGGGCACAATCGTCGAAGGTGATGCCGAGGCCTTGGCGCAAGCCGGTTTCCGTCCCGGAGATCGTGTGTGCGCGCTGGTAGCGGGTGGAGGCTACGCCGAGTTGTGTGTAGCTCCTGTAGCCCAGTGCCTGCCAGTGCCTGAGGGCTGGTCTGACGTGGAAGCAGCAGGTCTGCCGGAAACCTACTTCACGGTGTGGAGCAACGTGTTCGAGCGTGGCCGCTTGCAATCCGGTGAGGTCTTGCTGGTGCAGGGTGGTACCAGTGGTATCGGGGTCACAGCGATCAAGTTGGCCAAATCGCTGGGCGCTACCGTCATTGCAACAGCCGGATCGGATGAGAAGTGCGCGGCGTGCCTGAAATTGGGTGCCGACTTCGCGATCAACTATCGCACCCAGGATTTCGAGGCGGAAGCGTTGCGAATCACGGGTGGGCGTGGTGTCGATGTCATCCTGGACATGGTGGCCGGGCCTTATGTGGCCAAGGAAGTCCAGTGCCTTGCCGATGACGGTCGATTGGTCATCATTGCCGTGCAAGGCGGTGTGCAGTCTGAAGTCAATGCCGGTTTGATATTGCGTAAACGGTTGACTGTCACGGGTTCCACTTTGCGTGCACGGCCTGTGGCCTTCAAGGCGGCGATCGCCAGCGCTTTGCGCAAACATGTCTGGCCGCTCTTGGCGGGCAAAAACGTTCGCCCTGTCGTACATCAGGTGTTTGCTGTAGGTGCCGCACAGACTTCAGAGGCTGCAGCACAAGCGCATGCAGTGATGGAGAGCAATGCGCATATCGGAAAGCTAGTTTTGAATTGGGAACCCGCATGA